The nucleotide sequence CACGCCCACGAACCCCAGGGCGACCGAGGCGAGCACGGCCAGCAGGGGGACGCGGCGGCCGTCGACCCGGTGCAGGGCCGCCGGGGCCAGGCCGCGCTCGGACAGCGAGTAGACCATGCGGGAGGCCCCGTAGAGGTTCGCGTTCAGCGACGACAGCAGGGCGACCACGATGATCACTCCGAGCACCGCGCCCAGCCCGGGCAGGCCGGCGGCGTCCAGGGTGGCCACGAACGGCGAGGCCAGCAGCTCGTCCGAGTCCCAGGGCAGGGCGATCACCATGAGCGCGACCGAGCCCATGTAGAAGATCAGGATGCGCCACACGATGGTGCGCACCGCGCGGCGGATGTTCTGCGCGGGGTTCTCGGTCTCGGCGGCCGCCACCGCCACGATCTCGATGCCGCCGAAGGCGAAGGCCACCACGAGCAGGCCTGCGGCCACGCCGCCCAGGCCCATGGGGAAGAAGCCGCCGTGCTCGGTCAGGTTGCTCAGCCCCGGGGAGTCCGCCGGAGTGCCGCCGAGCAGGAAGACGATGCCCACGATCAGGAAGGCCACCACGGCGCCGACCTTGATCATGGAGAACCAGAACTCGAACTCGCCGAACTTGCCCACGCCGAGCATGTTGACCGCCGTGAAGGCGACCATGAACACGAGAGCCAGCACCCACTGGGGGAAGACGGGCCACAGGCCGTTGAGCAGCTGCGCGGCTGCCGTCGATTCGGCGGCGATCACCAGGCATAGCTGCAACCACCACAGCCATCCGACCGTGAACCCGGCGGCCGGGCCGAGTGCTCGGGATGTGTAGACGGAGAAGGCCCCGGAGGAGGGGTGGGCGGCGGAGAGCTCTCCCAGGCTGCGCATCATGATGATCACCACGAGCCCGGCGATGACGTAGGAGAGCAGGACCGCGGGACCAGCGGTGTGGATGCCGGCGCCCGAGCCCACGAACAGACCTGCGCCGATCGCGGAGCCGAGGCTCATCATCACGAGATGACGGCCCTTCATCCCGGCGCCGAGGCTGGAGGATCCGATGGGTGCGGCGGCGCTGTCCGGCGCGTCCGCGCGGGAGGAGGGAGAGCTCATGCCGGTGAATCTAACACCGGAGGCGGTGCCGTCCTGCGCGAGTGTCACTGGGTGAGGCATTGCACCCGGTGCAAGGTGCCCGCTAGGGTCTACTGCGTGAAACTGTCATGCCGCACTCCGCCGACGGACAAGCGCGAGGCCACCAAGTGGCGCAATCGCCGGGCGATCGTCGGGGCCGCCGCGCAGCTCACGGCGGAGCACGGGATCGACGGATTCAGCGTCGAGAGCCTCGCCGAGCGGGCGGGCGTCTCCCGGCGCACGATCTTCAACCACTTCTCCTCGGTGGACGAGGCGATCTTCGCGTCGTTCGCATCCAAGGTCGATCAGCTCTACGAGGAGGTCGAGAAGGCCTTGGGGGGCGAGCCGTTCGCGACGCTGTCGGAGGCGTGCCTCGCCTTCACCGCCGCCCTGCGCTCGGCCGACATCCTCACGCCCGTGCATCCGTCCATCGTCCTGCTCTCGGCCATGGACCAGGAGCGGCAGCGTCCGAATGCCGAAAGGCTGCGCAGCGAGGAGATCTGGATGATCGGGCTCATGGAGGGCATGGTGCGCGACTGCGTCGACTCCCTCCATGAGCGCATGGGCGAGGCCGAGCTCTGGGAGATCCGCCTGCTCGTGGAGATGGCCATCGCCGCGATGTCCTCGAGCGTCAAGCAGTGGGCCGAGACCACGGACCAGACGCTCTCCGAGCGCAACCGCCGCACCTGGACCACCCTGTTAGATCGGTCGCTGACGCGGCTCGAGACCGGGTTCGCCAGGCCCGAGCCTTGAGCGCACCGAGACTCCTGCATTCCCCGAAACAATCGCCGGGCGGCGTCGCTGCTCGGAACCGTCTCCTGAAGGGAGCCACGCCAGTGGCCAAGTTCCTCTACCGCCTGGGCCGGGGCGCAGCCACCCGCGCCTGGGCGGCCGTCATCACCTGGATCGTCCTGCTGGGGCTCGCCGGCGGGGCCTTCGCCGCGTTCGGCGGGACGCTGTCCAACTCCTTCGAGATCCCGGGCACCGAGACCCAGCAGCTCGCCGACCGGCTGGCCGATGAGCTGCCCGAGGCCAATCAGGGCATGGGCACGATCGTGTTCAGCACCGAGGACGGCTCGCAGTTCACGGATGAGCAGAAGACGGAGATCGGCGAGGCCCTGGACGCCGCCGCCGACGTCGACGGCATGGCCTCGGCCATGAATCCCTTCGACGCCCAGTCGGAGCTCGACGACCAGCGCGACCAGGTCGAGCAGGGCTCCGAGCAGCTGCCCCAGCTGGTCGAGCTGCGCGACAGCGGCCGCCTCGACGCGGCTGTGGAGGCGGGCATGCTGCCCGAGGGCACCACCGCCGAGTCCGTGACCCAGCAGGAGCAGCAGCTGCAGGTCGGCCAGGACACCATGGCCATGATGGGCGACTACGGCTTCGTGTCCCCCGAGGGCTCCACCGCGGTCGCCACGGTGAACTTCGACGAGGACCAGATGTCCATCGAGCAGTCCACCAAGGACGATCTGATGGCTGCCGTCGAGGATCACCCAGTCGACGGCGTGGAGGTCGACTACTCCACCGAGATCGCCCAGGAGATGTCGGCGATGGGCGCCGGCGAGATCGTGGGCGTGGTCGTGGCGGTCGTGGTCCTGCTGATCATGCTGCGCACCGCGGTCGGCGCGGCCCTGCCGGTGCTCACCGCCTTCGTGGGCGTGGGCTTCTCCACCATGCTGGCGCTGTCGCTGTCGGGACAGGTGCAGATGGCCTCGGTGACCCCGATGCTCGGCGTGATGCTGGGCCTGGCCGTGGGCATCGACTACTCCCTGTTCCTGCTCAACCGCTACCGCACCGAGCTGCGCCGCGGCACGGAGGTCACGGAGGCCATCGGCCTGGCCACGGGCACTGCCGGCTCGGCCGTGGCCTTCGCAGGCATGACCGTGATGATCGCGCTGATCGGCCTGTCCGTCACGGGCATCCCCTTCTTGGCGCTCATGGGCGCCGTGGCCGCGCTCGCCGTGCTGGTGGCCGTGCTGATCACGCTGACCCTGACTCCTGCCCTGCTCGGGCTGGTGGGCAAGCGCCTGCTGCCCAAGTCGCAGCGCGATGTCACGGTGGATGAGGCCGAGCACGTCAAGACGCCCCTGGCCGTGCGGCGCCCGCTGCCCGTGCTCCTGGCGGCAGTGGCCGCGCTGGCGATCCTGGCGATCCCCATGGGCTCCATGCGCCTGGGCCTGCCGGACGGCTCCACCGAGCCGCAGGACTCGACCCAGTACCGGGCCTACGAGACCGTCGCCGAGGACTTCGGTGCCGGCAAGAACGGCCCCATGACGGTGGTGGCCGATCTGCCCGAGGACGCCGACGAGCAGTCGGCTCAGGAGCTGCAGCTGGCAGTCGGCCAGGAGGTCTCCGAGCTCGACGACGTCGCCTCCGTGGTCCCCTCGCCGATCGATGTCGACTCGGGCATGGCGCTGCTGCAGGTCGTGCCGGAGAGCGGTCCGTCGGATGAGGCGACCGAGACCCTCGTGGATGACATCCGCGGGCTGTCCGGGAACCTGGAGTCGGCCGGCGATCCGACGATCGGCGTGGCCGGCACCACGGCGGCGAACATCGACGTCTCCCAGGTCCTCTCCGATGCGCTGCCGGTCTACCTGGTGGTCGTCGTGGTGATCTCGATGGTCCTGCTGATCCTGGTCTTCCGCTCGATCCTGGTGCCCGTGATCGCCTCGCTGGGCTTCCTGCTGTCCCTGCTGGCGGCCTTCGGGGCGGTCGTGGCCGTGTACCAGTGGGGCTGGCTGAGCTGGCTGTTCAACGTCACTGAGCCCGGCCCGGTGCTCAGCTTCCTGCCCACGCTGATGGTCGGCATCCTGTTCGGCCTGGCGATGGACTACCAGCTGTTCCTGGTCACCGGCATGCGCGAGGCGCACGTCCACGGCTATCCGGCGCGCACCGCGGTGGTCCGCGGCATGGTCGGCGGCCGCGCCGTGGTGACCGCGGCGGCGATCATCATGACCTCGGTGTTCGCGGGCTTCATCTTCTCCCACATGGCGATGATCCG is from Kocuria palustris and encodes:
- a CDS encoding amino acid permease; protein product: MSSPSSRADAPDSAAAPIGSSSLGAGMKGRHLVMMSLGSAIGAGLFVGSGAGIHTAGPAVLLSYVIAGLVVIIMMRSLGELSAAHPSSGAFSVYTSRALGPAAGFTVGWLWWLQLCLVIAAESTAAAQLLNGLWPVFPQWVLALVFMVAFTAVNMLGVGKFGEFEFWFSMIKVGAVVAFLIVGIVFLLGGTPADSPGLSNLTEHGGFFPMGLGGVAAGLLVVAFAFGGIEIVAVAAAETENPAQNIRRAVRTIVWRILIFYMGSVALMVIALPWDSDELLASPFVATLDAAGLPGLGAVLGVIIVVALLSSLNANLYGASRMVYSLSERGLAPAALHRVDGRRVPLLAVLASVALGFVGVLLNYLWAEAVLGILLNIVGSTLIVTWVATIVSHLILRRRAERDGTPMPVKGRGFPYVNYLALAIIAAIIVLGMGVPDVRFQLLATGALVVVLWVIGAALARRRPGLATADRV
- a CDS encoding TetR/AcrR family transcriptional regulator — translated: MKLSCRTPPTDKREATKWRNRRAIVGAAAQLTAEHGIDGFSVESLAERAGVSRRTIFNHFSSVDEAIFASFASKVDQLYEEVEKALGGEPFATLSEACLAFTAALRSADILTPVHPSIVLLSAMDQERQRPNAERLRSEEIWMIGLMEGMVRDCVDSLHERMGEAELWEIRLLVEMAIAAMSSSVKQWAETTDQTLSERNRRTWTTLLDRSLTRLETGFARPEP
- a CDS encoding MMPL family transporter; this encodes MAKFLYRLGRGAATRAWAAVITWIVLLGLAGGAFAAFGGTLSNSFEIPGTETQQLADRLADELPEANQGMGTIVFSTEDGSQFTDEQKTEIGEALDAAADVDGMASAMNPFDAQSELDDQRDQVEQGSEQLPQLVELRDSGRLDAAVEAGMLPEGTTAESVTQQEQQLQVGQDTMAMMGDYGFVSPEGSTAVATVNFDEDQMSIEQSTKDDLMAAVEDHPVDGVEVDYSTEIAQEMSAMGAGEIVGVVVAVVVLLIMLRTAVGAALPVLTAFVGVGFSTMLALSLSGQVQMASVTPMLGVMLGLAVGIDYSLFLLNRYRTELRRGTEVTEAIGLATGTAGSAVAFAGMTVMIALIGLSVTGIPFLALMGAVAALAVLVAVLITLTLTPALLGLVGKRLLPKSQRDVTVDEAEHVKTPLAVRRPLPVLLAAVAALAILAIPMGSMRLGLPDGSTEPQDSTQYRAYETVAEDFGAGKNGPMTVVADLPEDADEQSAQELQLAVGQEVSELDDVASVVPSPIDVDSGMALLQVVPESGPSDEATETLVDDIRGLSGNLESAGDPTIGVAGTTAANIDVSQVLSDALPVYLVVVVVISMVLLILVFRSILVPVIASLGFLLSLLAAFGAVVAVYQWGWLSWLFNVTEPGPVLSFLPTLMVGILFGLAMDYQLFLVTGMREAHVHGYPARTAVVRGMVGGRAVVTAAAIIMTSVFAGFIFSHMAMIRPMGFGLAIGVLLDAFLVRMTIIPALMTLLGEKAWWFPRWLDRILPNVDVEGESLQQGKPQAEAPASRDERLAREVVAAEEEQALAGSSRSSRGRHAAE